In Amycolatopsis coloradensis, one genomic interval encodes:
- a CDS encoding DUF6423 family protein, protein MAGVADVRRRVLMISGAIDTTDHDISVSVNLPEPGRWQVIKSETNLTDKTWVAMQVVTDEDSTFVNDADTLVLSRQFSKSFMTPDQRRLTFYDGEVRPGEAVLKVYSLDAGGRKPTYSYSRYSPIATDTAEQSQQTLDEMISNGMKQRPVIELIVPVTVIG, encoded by the coding sequence ATGGCCGGGGTCGCCGACGTCCGGCGGCGGGTGCTGATGATCTCCGGGGCGATCGACACCACTGATCACGACATCTCGGTGAGTGTCAATCTCCCGGAACCGGGCCGCTGGCAGGTCATCAAGTCCGAGACCAACCTGACCGACAAGACCTGGGTCGCGATGCAGGTCGTCACCGACGAGGACTCGACCTTCGTCAACGACGCCGACACGCTCGTCCTTTCCCGCCAGTTCTCGAAGTCCTTCATGACGCCGGATCAGCGCCGCCTCACCTTCTACGACGGTGAAGTCCGGCCTGGCGAAGCGGTGCTCAAGGTGTACTCGCTCGACGCGGGCGGCCGGAAGCCGACCTACTCCTACTCCCGCTACAGCCCGATCGCGACCGACACCGCCGAGCAGTCCCAGCAGACCCTGGACGAAATGATCAGCAACGGGATGAAGCAGCGGCCCGTGATCGAGCTGATCGTCCCGGTGACCGTGATCGGCTGA